One segment of Nerophis lumbriciformis linkage group LG35, RoL_Nlum_v2.1, whole genome shotgun sequence DNA contains the following:
- the LOC133575114 gene encoding protein B4-like, with product MSPKKNLTVVEAKASSSDAPVLGKKGPVALRVKSAHPATNLMVREAIKTLDSRNGVSLQAIHNFIKLNYPSTDSVRRNYFVRRAIKKGLETGELVRPANAVVTVGAKGRFRLAPKAKEVKGKKENEDPNVQETPKEENKKTKTANGAAKKSDAANEPKKEEVKVPEKSKDDVPLSSKVAPAKKPKSNKAKDEDEEVVSGKTKAKLKGAKLKEAKEPKNTKEHKLK from the coding sequence ATGTCTCCTAAAAAGAATTTAACCGTTGTTGAAGCGAAAGCTTCTTCCAGCGACGCGCCGGTGCTTGGAAAAAAGGGTCCTGTAGCTTTACGCGTTAAGTCCGCACATCCTGCAACCAACTTAATGGTGAGAGAGGCGATAAAAACACTGGACTCCAGAAATGGGGTTTCGTTACAGGCCATCCACAACTTCATCAAGCTCAACTACCCGTCCACGGACAGCGTCCGGCGCAATTACTTTGTCCGCAGAGCCATCAAGAAAGGTCTGGAAACGGGCGAGTTGGTGAGGCCGGCCAACGCCGTCGTCACTGTAGGCGCAAAGGGCAGATTTCGGCTCGCACCAAAGGCCAAAGAGGTCAAAGGTAAAAAAGAAAATGAGGATCCAAATGTGCAAGAAACCCCAAAGGAGGaaaacaagaagacaaaaactGCTAATGGCGCTGCAAAGAAATCTGATGCTGCAAATGAACCAAAGAAAGAGGAGGTAAAGGTTCCCGAAAAGTCGAAAGATGACGTGCCTCTGTCCTCAAAAGTGGCGCCAGCCAAGAAGCCCAAATCTAACAAAGCTAAAGACGAAGATGAAGAGGTTGTGTCTGGCAAGACCAAAGCTAAGCTCAAGGGGGCCAAGTTGAAGGAAGCCAAGGAGCCCAAGAACACCAAGGAGCATAAGCTTAAGTAA